A genomic segment from Methanolobus zinderi encodes:
- a CDS encoding HNH endonuclease signature motif containing protein — MNKIEYKRNMKRQKLEGRTALRCIQCGEDDPELIELHHVYGRNNSEETVPLCKNCHFKVTKQQNKLPRKVRSSNASREDNLRFILVSVGALMEGLGKQLRLIGLEADSI, encoded by the coding sequence ATGAACAAAATTGAGTATAAGAGAAATATGAAAAGGCAAAAATTGGAAGGAAGAACAGCACTTAGGTGCATTCAATGTGGTGAGGATGACCCTGAACTGATAGAATTACATCATGTTTATGGAAGGAATAATTCAGAAGAAACAGTTCCCTTGTGTAAGAACTGTCATTTCAAGGTCACAAAACAGCAAAATAAACTACCTCGTAAGGTTAGATCAAGTAATGCTTCACGTGAGGATAATCTAAGGTTCATCCTTGTTTCTGTAGGAGCATTAATGGAAGGTCTGGGTAAACAGCTTCGTCTCATTGGTTTGGAGGCTGATTCAATATGA
- the cas1 gene encoding CRISPR-associated endonuclease Cas1: MKLLLLNGHGIDTRVNGSKLHIKDGRHTTDIEPEKYVFSPQKIDIDNIVVYGKNGNMTIDSIRWLIKHNVQVTILDWDGKLLTTMLPPESTNVKTKFAQYHAYENQETRLKLAKEFIKAKFDKTQVVLDYLKQRYPEIDNDFSKDSSKLADASNIKEVMGVEGAVAVYYWTQFEKFIPEKYEFDDRTGRYKTRPSGAGDMVNCMLNYGYALLEAECMRTINAVGMDVHVGFLHEMASGKNSLAYDIQEPFRFLVDLAVINLIETDRMEKKDFIRTDNYSLRLRPSGAKKLTEEFQTWMNKKVTYQEKSMMWRYVLLFKTRELAQYLNGKKRKIDFVNPSYVIERQDTDEIRKKILAISYSEWKELGFSKGTLHYMKKNAKGDKPFTLNAHVRERLEMWSGC; the protein is encoded by the coding sequence ATGAAACTCCTACTGCTCAACGGACACGGAATAGACACACGTGTGAATGGGTCTAAATTGCATATTAAGGATGGTAGACATACCACAGACATAGAACCAGAAAAGTATGTCTTTTCTCCCCAGAAAATAGACATAGACAATATAGTTGTCTATGGTAAGAATGGGAATATGACCATTGATTCTATCAGATGGCTGATAAAACATAATGTGCAGGTCACTATTCTGGATTGGGATGGTAAGTTACTAACAACCATGCTCCCTCCTGAAAGTACCAATGTCAAAACCAAGTTTGCACAGTATCACGCTTATGAGAATCAGGAAACTAGGCTAAAGCTTGCCAAGGAGTTCATTAAAGCCAAGTTTGACAAGACTCAGGTAGTTCTGGATTACCTGAAACAACGCTATCCTGAAATTGACAACGATTTTTCAAAGGACTCTTCCAAGCTTGCTGATGCAAGTAACATCAAGGAAGTCATGGGTGTTGAGGGGGCTGTTGCTGTCTATTACTGGACTCAGTTTGAAAAGTTCATTCCTGAAAAATACGAATTTGATGACCGTACAGGCAGATACAAAACACGTCCTAGTGGTGCAGGTGATATGGTCAATTGTATGCTTAACTATGGCTATGCACTCCTTGAAGCTGAGTGTATGAGAACTATCAATGCGGTTGGTATGGACGTTCATGTAGGCTTCCTGCATGAGATGGCATCAGGTAAGAACAGTTTAGCCTATGACATTCAAGAGCCTTTCAGATTCCTTGTTGATCTAGCTGTAATTAACCTCATTGAGACGGACAGGATGGAAAAGAAGGACTTTATCAGGACTGATAACTACTCACTCAGACTCAGACCAAGTGGAGCTAAGAAGCTTACAGAGGAGTTCCAGACGTGGATGAACAAGAAAGTAACCTATCAGGAGAAATCAATGATGTGGAGATATGTCCTTTTATTCAAAACAAGGGAATTGGCTCAATACCTGAATGGGAAAAAGAGGAAAATTGATTTTGTTAATCCTTCTTACGTGATTGAAAGACAGGATACTGATGAAATCAGGAAGAAGATATTAGCTATCAGTTATTCTGAATGGAAGGAATTGGGATTTTCTAAGGGAACACTACACTACATGAAGAAAAATGCAAAAGGGGATAAACCGTTTACTCTTAATGCTCATGTGAGGGAACGGTTGGAGATGTGGAGTGGGTGCTGA